The region TGAGATAAGTGCTAGCGACATTAACGAAAACGTCAACAGCAGGCGTTGCGTGATATTCATAAACCGCTCCATTTTAAATTTTTATACTGCATATTTTCCTGATTCGGGGATGTCACATCGGCAACATCCCGTTCTTACATGTCACTGAGTGCAGATCAGGCATGCTTTTACCACGCTCAGTTATCGGCAAACCCACAATGACCTTGCGTTCCCGATCGTTAAAACAAATTAATAAAATCAAATGGATAGATTAAAACTATCAACCAACGACAATTGATCGTCAAAAACGTCCGTTCATCTGTAACGGCACGCAAAGAAAGAGGCACAAAAAAAAAAGCACTGACCAATAAGGTTCAGTGCTTTTTTATCTCTGGTTTACTATCTGGTAGCGCTATTTCTTCGCTGGCAGCGTAACCCAGTAGCCCGGCTGATACGGCAGCGGCAGGAACTTCTCATGGAAGGTACGGAATGTTGCATCAGGATCGAGGTCTTTAAATAGTTCAGGGTGCATCCATTTCGCTAATACTTGAATCGCCACAAACTGATACGGGCTGTCATAGAACTGATGCCAGATCGCATGAGCGTTGCCATCAGTTGCTACCGGCAACGTTTTAAATGCTGAGCGTTCCATCAATTTTTGCAAACGTTGCAGCGCTTCCTTCTGATCGGCTCCTGGTCCGACGCCAACCCAGCCGTTCGCCGTGTTGTAGTTTTTCCAGTTTGCGCCTGTTACCACCACGACATCCGGGCGAGAGCTGATAATCTGCTCAGGATTCAACGTACCAAACGTGCCGGGAATGATGTTCTTGGCAATGTTGTCACCGCCGGCAACGTCAACCATGCGACCAAAGTTTTCATCACCGAATGACATGCAGCACTCTTCGTCATAACCACCCGCACGGTCGATCATCACTTTTGGACGTGAGCCTTGATAGTTTTTCAACCGATCGGTGACGATTTCAATTTGCTCACGACGAAATTTAATAATCTCTTCCGCACGCTGGGGTTTGCCCACCAGTTGCCCCATGATATGAATGCTTTTCTCCGCATTCTCAAACGGCTTCTCACGGAAATCGATAAACACCACCGGGATACCCAGCGAACTGAGTTTTTCAATCAATTTACCTTCATCCGTCGCCGCTTTTGACTCCAAATTCATCAACACCAAATCCGGTTTTAGCGTCAATGCCTGCTCAACGTTGAAAGTGCCATCCTTCGCTCCGCCGAAGGTCGGTAGCTTTTTAATTTCCGGGTATTTCTTTTCATAAGCCATATAGCCGTCGTAATCCGCTTTTGGCAGATCGTCACGCCAGCCAACCACACGTTGGAACGGTGCTTCGGTATCAAAGGCAGCCAGCAGATAAATCTGTCGACCTTCCCCTAAAATAATCCGCTTCACTTCGGATTTAATTTCTACCTTCCTGCCACTAACGTCTTCAATAACAATCGGGTTAGCGCTAGCAGCAACGCTAGCGCTCAGCCCCAAGAGCACAACGACTGAGAACAGCCATTTCTTCATTATTATTCCCTTCTGCGATTATGGTTATAAATGATAATAGTTATCATTAATGAAATGATATCCTGCCGTGATTATCGGAGGCAATGGGTTTCTAACGAGAAGTTAATAAAAAGTGAAATCAGCCGGAGAATGGCCGAATACCGCCCATCATCGCGGGCTGTGCGCTGAGGTAAAGCAGGATACCGGAACCAACCAAAATCAGCCCGCCAGCAAAAGCCAGAAGAGAAAACGTCGCTCGCTGCCATACGGGCGATGCACGATTTGCCCCTAAACGCTCAACAACACGACGGCAGTAAAAAACCAGCACAGCCAACGCCGAGATCGTAATCGCCGTTCCGGCAGCCATCACCAGCGCAGAAACTACGCCCCACAGATAGACGCCGATCACTTTAGAGAAAAGCAGCACCAGAATAGCGCCTGAGCACGGGCGCATCCCCATTGCCAGTACAATCATCAGGCGCGTACGCCAGCTGCTATCACGCCCAAGCTCCTCATTACTAGGGAGATGGCGATGCCCACAGCCACAATCGGCATCGTGCTGATGAAGAGAATGAGACGGTGCAGGCATTGGGCGCAGCGTCAGACGTCCATGCGTTGGCTTGTTAAGTGGCGTCATGCGCAAAATTGTCGCCGGTTTGGGCTGCCGCGCTAACGTGATATAGAGCTGTTTCAACGCACGAAAACAGAGCAATAGCCCTAACCCCGCCACCAGGACGAAACTCCCTTTCTCCATCCAGAAACTACTGCTATGCAGCGTCCGGCTCGACAGTTGCAAGATCCCGAGTACTACAGTCACCAGCGCTATCGCCATCAGTCCCTGAACCAGTGAGGCAGCAAATGTTAACTTCAGGCTGCTTTTCAGCTTCGACGGATGTGTCGCTAAATAGGTCATGATAACGACTTTGCCATGCCCTGGCCCGACCGCATGGAGCACGCCATAGACCAGACTGAACATCATCAGGCTCAGCCCAGCCTGATGAGGCTGCTGTTCCACCATCTGCAACAGATGTGACATCTGCTGGTGCAGCGATTTCTGCCAAATCGCACTTTGCAGCACGATTTGCGGCCAATATCCCACGATGTAATGTAGCGCCGCAGCAAGCAGCGCTAAAAACAGCCACAGCGGCCACAGATCGCGCAGCTGGCTCAACAACGAACGTTGACGCGACAGCAAGCCAAAGTTTACTGACATTGCAACGTCACCCGCTGTGCAAACTGTTTCCCCAAATCCATGTCTTCATCCGGTGCATCATTTTTATCCAGTGATAACGCATAGGATTGCAGTTCAGCGTTAGGCTTTGGCGTGAAAAGCGTAGTTTTACAGCGAGATGCCAGCTCGGGTGCCAGCTTAACGGCCTTATCATTCTGATAGGACATATCGACAAAGTAGGTCGGGTCGTAAGTAGAAATCAACAAAGGTTTTCCGGCCAGTGGCTGCGGGTGTGACAGCGGGAGTACAAATTCCAACACCGCCTGGTTGCCTTTACGGGAGAGATTATATTCAGTTGGCAGCCGAGCGTATTTTACGGGCTGATTATCACGATAAATGTCGGTGAAATAGTGCTGTCCCCACACATTCGCCATAACTTCCGCCGCCAGTTTTTTCCAGACTTCGGAATCCTTTTTCGCCTGTCCTGCGTCATACAGCAAGTCGGCAGACGTGATAGGGTCCATCGTCCACTGCATACGTAAACCGGTGATGTTGTCGTTCTGGCTTTCAACTGTCGTTTGCATATCAATAAAACTGTGTGGGTGAGCGAAAACGGGTTGGCAGAGCGCCAAACCTGTCATGAGCAACGGTATCCGACCGCCCCCTCGTTTCAAAGCGTTATAATGTAACATTATTTTTATCACAATGTGTACGCCACTCTCTTAGGTTTTTGCGACAGTGTGATGACTCACAGACGGTCGGATAAACAGAGCCGGAACAGCCAACAGCGCCATCACCCAAAACGTACCGCCCTGCAAATGATCAAACAGGAAGCCGGACACCATGGTCATCACCGCAATACTTCCCCCCATCGCCAACGCGGAATATACCGCCTGCAACCGCAATACGTCACCTCCGCTGCGTGCCGCAATAAAGCGCATAGCGGCCAAATGGCAGACGGTAAACGTACCACAGTGCAATATCTGTATCACAATCAGCCACGGCAGAGCCACCGTCGACCCCATCAAACCCCAGCGCACCACACCGCATACCGCGGAAAGCAGCAGCAGTTGTCTGGCACTCCAGCGTCGGAACAGGCGCTGGCTAAAGGTAAAAATGACGATCTCCGCGACAACACCCAGCGACCAGAGATAACCAATAATCGAGGCGGAATAGCCTGAATCCTGCCAATAAATCACGCTGAAACCGTAGTAAGCCGCGTGCGCTCCCTGCAACAGCGATACGCAAAGTAGGAAACGCCATACCGCCGGTTCACTCAGTAATTTTTTCCATGGCGTAACGCTGGCAGATTGTGCCGTAGACGCGGTGGCCTGTGGCATCACACTCGGCCGGAACAGCATGCCAAGCAGCATAGCGACAAGGCCCGTACTTAGGATCGCCAAAATGGCAGGATGCCCCCAAATAGCCACCAGTTCCCCCGTCACAGCAGAGGCGATAACAAAGGCAATCGATCCCCACACGCGAACTTTGCCATAATCCATCACTACCTGCTTTTGCCACGTGGCAGCCAACGCATCAGTCAGCGGCACCAGCGGCGCAAAAAACAGGTTAAACCCGATCATCACTATCATTAGCCACAGCCAGGCATTACCCAGCCAGAAACCGACGACCAATGCCAATGACAGCAGTGCCAGCCCACGCAATACCGTAATTAATTTGGACGGATCTTTCACGCTGGGCGTAATGACCAGACTACCGACGAAGCGCGCCACCAGCCCCGCCCCCAACAGCATACCTATCGACTCTGCGGACAGCCCCTCACCTTTTAACCACCCCCCCCAAAACGGCAGGAAAACACCATAACAAAAAAAGTATGTGAAATAGCTCAGCGCCAGCCAGCGCGTCGATTGCAAAACCATGATATCTCCCTTTCGATGACGAACACTCCCGCTCACCACCCTACAAACTGTCACAAACACAACGTGTATAATTTTCCGCTAAAAATGAACCAACACTTTTTGCTGGCGATTCTTTTTACCAGTGACTTTTTTTGCTGGTTACTGTGTCAGAGTGCATGCGACGGTGCAACGCGTTATTCGTTATTACACGTGAACAGGAATATCGGCCGATCGACAGGTATAAAAAATGTCCAGGAGAAATTTTTAACGTCGCTTGCGGCGACCAAGGATGGCACGCCATAAAAAAACGTGGGGAACGTTTTTCAACGTCGCTTGCGATGGCCCGCAGGGTGGCGGCCAGGGATGGTACGCCATAAAAAAACGTGGGGAACGTTTTTCAACGTCGCTTGCGACGGCCCGCAGGGTGGCGGCCAGGGATGGTACGCCATAAAAAACGCCAGCACAGAGGCTGGCGTTTGAGACGTTTTCCGACAGTGATGTCTGAGAAAAATGCCGAATTATGCGTAAACCGGGAAGCGGGCGCAGATCTCCAGAACTTTCTGTTTCACGCGTTCAATGGTTGCTTCGTCATTGATGTTGTCCAACACATCACAGATCCAGCCAGCCAGTTCACGCACTTCCGCTTCTTTAAAGCCACGACGCGTTGCCGCTGGTGTACCAATACGGATACCAGAAGTCACGAACGGACTCTTCGGATCGTTAGGCACACTGTTTTTGTTCACGGTGATATTCGCACGACCCAGCGCAGCATCTGCTTCTTTACCGGTCAGGTTTTTGCTGACCAGATCCAGCAGGAATAAGTGGTTGCTGGTCGCGCCGGAAACCACGTTGAAGCCACGTGACAGGAAGACCTCTACCATTGCTTTGGCATTCTTCGCCACCTGCTGCTGGTAAACTTTGAACTCAGGCTCCATCGCTTCTTTCAGCGCAACCGCTTTACCCGCGATAACGTGCATCAACGGGCCGCCCTGACCGCCAGGGAATACCGCAGAGTTCAGTTTTTTGTACAGCTCTTCGTCGCCGCCTTTCGCCAGAATCAGGCCACCGCGTGGGCCAGCCAGCGTTTTGTGCGTGGTAGTGGTCACGATGTGAGCATGAGGAACCGGGTTAGGGTAAACATCCGCGGCAATCAGACCAGCAACGTGCGCCATATCAACAAACAGGTAAGCACCGATGCTGTCAGCGATTTCGCGCATCTTCGCCCAGTCAACCACGCCAGAGTATGCAGAGAAACCGCCGACGATCATTTTTGGCTTGTGCGTACGCGCCAGCTCAGCCATTTCGTCGTAGTCGATTTTACCGCTTTCGTCGATGCCGTAAGGAATGACTTTATACAATTTACCAGACAGGTTAACCGGAGAACCGTGCGTCAGGTGACCACCGTGCGCCAGGTTCATACCCAGAATGGTGTCGCCTGGTTGCAACAGCGCTGTATAAACAGCAAAGTTAGCCTGAGAACCGGAGTGCGGCTGCACGTTGGCATAATCAGCACCGAACAGCGCTTTAGCACGATCGATCGCCAATTGCTCAACGATGTCCACATACTCACAGCCGCCGTAGTAACGTTTGCCTGGATAACCTTCAGCATACTTGTTCGTCAGCTGAGACCCTTGAGCCTGCATAACGCGTGGGCTGGTGTAGTTTTCTGACGCAATCAGTTCAATGTGCTCTTCCTGACGCACCACTTCTTGCTCCATTGCTTGCCACAGGTCGGCATCATAATCGGCAATGTTCATTTCACGCTTTAACATCCGGATCTCCTGACTCAGCTAACATAAATATACTGGGAATTGACGGCCCATTCGGGAATTGGCCTACCCTTTTGGGGAATGGCGTATAGTGTAAACCGTTTTTCCCTAATGAAGATAGGTCTTGACAGAGGTTTTTACGCAAACGATTAGCTACAGGCAGCACAAGGCTTCAGCAAATCTACGTGGTGTAACGACAAACGGATTTTTCTTCATTCTCATCCTGCTATTTCTTCATGTTATTCCTTCTGACCCACGCTAAAAGCCCCTACCACCAAAAAGGTAATTTACAGCGACGGACAAACCCAATAAGATGCATATAAAATACAACTTATAAGTCATGCAAATAAATAAGGAGTCACCATGCTGGATAACAACACTATCGCTATCGTTAAATCAACCATCCCTCTGCTGGCGGAAACCGGTCCGAAACTGACCGCACATTTCTACGATCGTATGTTTACGCATAACCCGGAGCTCAAAGATATTTTCAACATGAGCAACCAACGTAACGGCGATCAGCGGGAGGCGCTGTTCAATGCTATTTGTGCTTATGCGACGAACATCGAAAACCTGGCTGCACTGCTGCCTGCGGTTGAGCGCATCGCCCAGAAGCATGCCAGCTTTAATATTCAGGCCGATCAGTATCAGATCGTGGGTAATCATTTATTGGCCACGCTAGATGAAATGTTTAGCCCCGGCCAGGAAGTGCTGGATGCCTGGGGTAAAGCCTATGGCGTACTGGCGAACGTCTTCATCCAACGCGAAGACGATATCTACCGCAGCACCGAAGCAAAAAACGGCGGCTGGAGCGGTGTACGCGCTTTCCGTATTGTGAACAAGCAGCCGCAAAGTTCAGTGATCACCAGCTTTACACTGGAACCCATCGACGGCCAGCCTATCGCTGACTTTCAACCGGGCCAGTATCTGGCGGTTTACATCAAGCATGACAGTTTTGCCAATCAGGAAATTCGCCAATACTCTCTAACCCATGCTCCTAATGGAAAGTCCTACCGGATTGCGGTTAAACGTGAAGCTCAGGGCACCGTTTCCGGCTACCTGCATGATACGGCTCGTGAAGGCGACATCATTCATCTGGCAGCTCCACACGGCGACTTCTTCCTTGATATCCCCGCCACCACACCCGTTGCTCTGATTTCCGGTGGTGTAGGACAAACTCCGATGCTGGGCATGCTGCATACGCTAAAACAGCAGGGCCATCAGGCTAAGGTATTATGGCTGCACGCAGCAGAAAACGGCGCAGCGCACGCGTTTGCTGATGAAATCGAACAGACGGGGCCATCACTACCGCAGTTTCAGCGCCACATCTGGTATCGGGAGCCACAGCAGACCGATCGTCCAGGCGAAGATTATCATCACAGTGGCCTGATGCAGTTATCCTCGCTACAAGATGAATTAACCACGCCCGCCATGCACTACTACCTATGTGGCCCTGTCGTTTTCATGCAGTTTGTCGCACAGCAACTGCTGGCAATCGGCATCCCGGCCGAGCAACTGCATTACGAATGTTTTGGCCCACATAAAGTTGTCTAACCCTCATTGATAACGGCTCAAACCCAAAGGTCGCTTTTGCGACCTTTTTTTGTCTATTAAAACCTCGCCTTCCCTGAAACACTTTATTGATCACAATTTTATGTGCCGATACACGGGTACTCCGCTAAAAAAGAGGTCGGTCACAAAAAAATAGGCCTTATTAAAATAATATTTCATTTTTAATGAATAGTTATTTCATCAAAAGGTTCTGCGTTTAGGCATCGCCCTTGAATCGGCTTGGGTGCACAATAAAAGCCCCGATGTTCTCTCTAAAGGCCGTGACAAGAACGGTAAAAAACAGCGTTCTTTCTTTGATAACACTTGGGTTCATTAACCGTTTTCGATTAACCAACAAGGGATATGTCTGACCATGGCAAAACGTTTTTCAGAAAGTATGGCTTTAGCGTTGATACTTTCCACCCCTTTCACATTCGTACACGCTAAAACTCCCACCGCTGCACACCAGACCGCCGCACCAGAGAGCGCTAAATTACTGTCAGGTTCAACGTTGGGTGAAAAGACGGGATTATCTGGTAGTGTCACGGCTCGGGATATTCATCTACCCGCTACCATCATTATCAGAGACCAACAGGGCCAGAAGCGACAAACGCAGACCGATGAGCAAGGGAAATATCACCTTGATGTTTCAGGCCTCACGCCCCCGCTACGGGTTTTAGCCATTGAATCCGGTGGCAATAACTGTCTGCTAAATAATATTTCCCGTGCAATCTGCCTGTCTGCCGTCGCACCTTCACTGCATGACGGTAAAGAAAATATCGCCAATATCAACCCACTGACCGACCGTATTACCTCAGATATCGCGGTAGCAGCGGGTTACATCGGCCCACAGCAGCTAACCGACGACACAGCATCACCAAAGCTCGACGCCGCAGCATGGAAAACCGCCTACGCCGATTTTCATGCCGGCTTTAATGGCGCATTAAAACAGGTTGGTATCAGCGCCCCCGCGCGCTTCGATCCCCTCACTTATCCCGCAAGCCAGCAGGCCGCTGTTACCAAAATTGTCAACGTCATTAACCATAACCGCAATTATCACAACAATACGGGTTACTCCGGCCATACCGTGCTGACTGACAGCGCATTTCACCCGATTGTCGGCCTGAATGATAAAGGTGACTATGAACCGTTAGACTATCGCTCTGCCCGCCAAAGCCTGGATGCCATCCAGAAAGCACAAACCCGCATTTTCCTCGTTGGCGATTCAACCGCAGCAACCTATGAAAAAATGCGCTTCCCACGTATGGGATGGGGTCAAGTTTTTGAACAGCAGTTCAGTAAAAACAGTAGCGTGAAAGTCGTCAATGGTACACGCGCGGGCCGCAGCTCACGCGACTATTTTTACGAGGGCTGGTTCCGCCAGATGCAGCCGTTGATGAAGGAAGGTGACTTCCTATTTATACAAATGGGACACAACGATCAAAATTGCAACGGTGCAAAAGAAGTTCGCGGCCCTGCTGATGTCGCGAATCTATGTACTTACCCGAATGATGCCGCAGGGAAAAAACAGGCACCGCAGGGGAAAGCCGATATGTCATTCCAGACATCACTGGAACGCTACATCACTTTTGCTCGTCAACACAAACTCACACCGGTTCTGCTCACCCCGACCACTCGAGTGAAAACGGCTGAAGGGAAAAACGGCACACCTGCCGTACATAGCCACTTCACCAAACAAAATGCGGACAACGGTTATGCCTTCGTCGGCGATTACAGCCAGACCATCAAAGACACCGCTGAAGATAACAAGGTCATTTTGCTGGACGTTGAGCCCGCCACCATTGCGTTGGCAAATCAGGGCAACAGCGACCATTGGAAACAATACTGGCTGGTGATCGACCCCAAAAAATATCCTTACTATCGCGATCAGGCAGGCAGCCTGAGCAAACCAGACACCACTCATTTCCAGCAAAAAGGCGCTATTGCCGTGGCGGAGATTGTCGCTAACGCCATTCGGCAAGAACCCGCTTTAGCAGCTCTGGCGGAGAAAACCGTCAGCAAGCATAAGTAGTTATCAGTCAGGCAAAACGATAAGACAGAACCACGCGCGGCGTTATTTAGCCGCGCGTTATAGACCTTCTTCTTTCCCCTACCGATTACAGGACTCTGGACATGATAAACACCCCACACCTCTGCAAGACGCTGACCTTAGCCATGTTAATTTCTTCCCCTTGGGCATTAGCACAGGCAGCCGACTATAATGCGCTGGTTTCCGCCAATGCAACGGACGCCAAGGCCTACAAAACCATTACTGAAGCTATCGCCAGCGCCCCGGCAGACAGTTCCCCGTTTGTTATCTATGTGAAAAATGGCGTCTACCACGAACGCCTCACCATTACGCGCCCCAACATCCATCTACAGGGCGAAAGCCGTGACGGCACCGTAATCACCGCAACCACCGCCGCAGGGATGCTCAAACCCGATGGCAGCAAATGGGGAACTTATGGCAGCAACACGGTGAAAGTTGATGCACCTGATTTCAGCGCCCGTTCACTGACTATCAGCAACGATTTCGATTACCCTGCCAATCAGGCCAAAGCCAATGATGACCCGACCAAATTAAAAGATTCGCAGGCCGTAGCACTATTGGTTGCCGAAAACAGCGATCGGGCGTGGTTCCATGATGTCAGCCTGACTGGCTATCAGGACACGCTGTATGTGAAAGGTGGGCGCAGCTTCTTCTCAAAATGCCGTATCAGCGGCACCGTTGATTTCATCTTTGGCAACGGCACTGCGCTGTTTGACGACTGTGACATCGTCGCCCGTAATCGTACCGACGTGAAAGATCAACCACTTGGCTACCTCACTGCTCCCAGCACGGACATTAAGCAAAAATATGGTTTGGTCATTATTAATAGTCGGGTGATTAAAGAGAAAGATGTGCCCGCAAAAAGCTATGGTCTGGGTCGTCCATGGCACCCAACGACCACCTTTGAGGATGGTCGCTATGCCGATCCTAACGCCATCGGCCAGACCGTTTTCCTGAACACCAGCATGGACGACCACATTTATGGCTGGGACAAAATGTCAGGCAAAGATAAACAAGGCGAAAAAATCTGGTTCCATCCGCAGGACTCACGCTTTTTCGAGTATAAATCCAGCGGTTCAGGAGCAGAGAAAAACGATCAGCGCCGTCAGTTGAGCGAGGCGGAAGCGGCAGAATACACCGCTGATAAGGTATTAGCAGGCTGGGTTCCTACTGCACCTAAAGGGAAATAAAGGTAACGAAGCCAGCCTTCATCAGGCTGGCTTCTATATCCGTCATACTTCAAGCTATATATGCGTTAGCTGCATGAAACGAGAATTATGCAGAGCATAGACGGTATTGTCGGGGTGAGGCGAAACGATTAAATCGCTTCCTCGTCCTCTTCACCAGTACGAATACGAACAACGCGTGCCACATCAAAAACAAAGATTTTACCGTCGCCGATTTTACCCGTCTGCGCGGTCTGTGTGATGGTTTCAACACAGGTATCAACAATATCATCCGACACAACAATTTCGATTTTTACTTTCGGCAAAAAATCGACCATGTATTCTGCACCACGATACAGCTCGGTGTGGCCTTTCTGGCGACCAAAGCCTTTAACTTCCGTTACCGTCATCCCTGTGATGCCCACTTCAGCTAACGCTTCACGCACATCGTCCAGTTTGAACGGCTTAATAATCGCATCAATTTTCTTCATGGAGGAACCTTTGTGTTATCTATGTTGCGGCCAAAGCCGAGCATCAGCAAATAAACAGCATGTCAGAACTCAGGCGGACAATCTATACCCGTCATACTTCAAGCTACTTGGGCACTGACCCACACCACACTGTATTACGGGCGTCCTACCTGCGCTCTCAGGGCTAATCTTTAAAATCATTGGCATCCAGTTCGTGCCGACCCAACAGTTTATAAAATTCCGTTCGATTACGCCCGGCCATTCGCGCAGCCTGCGTCACGTTACCTTTTGCGATCTGTAGTAGTTTTCGCAAATAGTTAAGTTCAAACTGATGGCGCGCTTCAACAAACGTCGGCAGTGCGGTATTTTCACCTTCCAGCGCCTGCTCAACCAGTGCATCGCTGATTACTGGCGCGCTGGTTAACGCAACACACTGTTCGATGACATTCACCAACTGACGCACGTTACCCGGCCAGCTTGCCGTCATCAAGCGCTTCATCGCATCCGTTGAAAAGGTGCGCACAAAAGGTTTGTGACGATTGGCGGATTCACGCAGCAGATGATTTGCCAACAGCGGGATATCTTCGGCACGTTCATGCAGCGCTGGCAGCTTCATATTCACCACGTTGAGTCGATAATACAGATCCTCACGGAATTCGTTTTTTTCCATCGCCTTCGGCAAATCACGGTGCGTGGCGGAAATAATCCGCACGTCGATGTCCAGATCGCGGTTGCTCCCCAGCGGGCGAACTTTTCGCTCCTGCAAAACACGCAGCAGCTTAACCTGTAAAGACAACGGCATATCGCCGATTTCATCTAAAAACAGCGTACCGCCTTCTGCCGCCTGAAAAAGCCCTTCACGGCTGCTAACTGCACCGGTAAAAGCCCCTTTCGCGTGACCAAACAGCTCCGACTCCAGCAGCGGCTCCGGCAACGCACCGCAGTTAATCGCGATAAATGCTTTCTTGGCGCGTGGGCTTGCGGCATGAATTGCCTGAGCCAGCACCTCTTTCCCGGTTCCGCTCTGACCATTAATCAGCACGCTAACGTCCGACTGTGCCACCATTCTGGCCTGTTCCAGCAGACGTAACATTATTGGGCTACGCGTCACGATAGTTTCACGCCAGCTTTCATCACCTGCCGGTGCGGATAACGCCATCGCTTCATCGATGGCTTTGTAGAGCGCATCGCGGTCAACGGGCTTCGTGAGAAAGCTGAATACGCCCTGTTGCGTCGCCGCAACCGCATCGGGAATGGAACCGTGAGCGGTTAAGATGATCACTGGCATCCCCGGCTGATAGCGCTGGATTTCGGAAAACAACGCCATGCCATCCATTTCATCCATACGAAGATCGCTGATCACCAGGTCAAACGTCTCGCGCGTTAACAGCCGCAGCGCCTCCTGGCCGCTCTCCGCCGTCATCACGCTAAACCCTTCACTGGTCAGGCGCATTCCCAATAGCTTCAGCAGGCTGGGATCATCATCCACGAGCAACAAACTCGCCGTTTTTCGGGCTGTCATTGTCTTGTTGATTCCTTCGTCGTCGATTTGTCCGTATGTGACCCAATTGGCGGCGTATAGGTGTCATCCGCATCAACGGGCTCATTTCTGGGTTTCGTGGCCGAATTGCGTGAACTCTCTCTATTTGTCCCCGCATTGCCACGGTGATCGGCATCGTTATCCGGCATTTCCCCTGACAACTGCTTACGGGATGAGAGTTGACGTTCAATATCCGTCAGGTTTTCCAGTTTCTGCGTGGTCGTTTCTAATTGATATTGCAGGTGATTTTGCTGCACGCGCAGGGTGTCTAGCTGTTTGTCACTGGATTCCTGTAAACGCTTATAGCGCAGGCGTTCATCTGATAGCGCCAGAAATAGCGTTTGTCTGTCACGCCAGGTTTGCATCAACGGGCGCAGCGCCGCAGGGAAAGCCAGACGATATAAATTGATTTGTTCCAGCACCTGACGTCGTTCAGCCTGAGTAATACCGGCATTGTCCAGTAAAATACCCTGCTTAAACGCATTTTCCCAGCTATCCCCCGCGACCTGCTCAGCTTCTTCACGAGCCTGAAACTGGGTCAGACGCCCCGCACAATCCATCGCCCGCAACCAATAAAGTGCGTTGTTCATGGATTCACGATCGTCTATCTGCCACAAATGCTCACATTGCGCGATACGGAAATCGGCGACCTGTTCTTTCGGCGGTGTACCTTCTATTTCCAGCAGCGCAGTGCCGCTGTTCACATAGCTATTGCACGCAGCCAAAACAAGCGGCGACGACAGCAGCACCGCCTTCAACAGACAGGAAAATGGTCTTTTCGCCAGCCATCCCTTCATAAACCCTACATTCATTATCTATTCATTCTCGGACTTTATTCATTATCGGACAATAAGGGCAGTTCGATGCGGAAACACACATCAGCATAGT is a window of Pectobacterium punjabense DNA encoding:
- a CDS encoding DUF1007 family protein, which codes for MLHYNALKRGGGRIPLLMTGLALCQPVFAHPHSFIDMQTTVESQNDNITGLRMQWTMDPITSADLLYDAGQAKKDSEVWKKLAAEVMANVWGQHYFTDIYRDNQPVKYARLPTEYNLSRKGNQAVLEFVLPLSHPQPLAGKPLLISTYDPTYFVDMSYQNDKAVKLAPELASRCKTTLFTPKPNAELQSYALSLDKNDAPDEDMDLGKQFAQRVTLQCQ
- a CDS encoding ABC transporter substrate-binding protein, translated to MKKWLFSVVVLLGLSASVAASANPIVIEDVSGRKVEIKSEVKRIILGEGRQIYLLAAFDTEAPFQRVVGWRDDLPKADYDGYMAYEKKYPEIKKLPTFGGAKDGTFNVEQALTLKPDLVLMNLESKAATDEGKLIEKLSSLGIPVVFIDFREKPFENAEKSIHIMGQLVGKPQRAEEIIKFRREQIEIVTDRLKNYQGSRPKVMIDRAGGYDEECCMSFGDENFGRMVDVAGGDNIAKNIIPGTFGTLNPEQIISSRPDVVVVTGANWKNYNTANGWVGVGPGADQKEALQRLQKLMERSAFKTLPVATDGNAHAIWHQFYDSPYQFVAIQVLAKWMHPELFKDLDPDATFRTFHEKFLPLPYQPGYWVTLPAKK
- a CDS encoding nickel/cobalt transporter, with the translated sequence MSVNFGLLSRQRSLLSQLRDLWPLWLFLALLAAALHYIVGYWPQIVLQSAIWQKSLHQQMSHLLQMVEQQPHQAGLSLMMFSLVYGVLHAVGPGHGKVVIMTYLATHPSKLKSSLKLTFAASLVQGLMAIALVTVVLGILQLSSRTLHSSSFWMEKGSFVLVAGLGLLLCFRALKQLYITLARQPKPATILRMTPLNKPTHGRLTLRPMPAPSHSLHQHDADCGCGHRHLPSNEELGRDSSWRTRLMIVLAMGMRPCSGAILVLLFSKVIGVYLWGVVSALVMAAGTAITISALAVLVFYCRRVVERLGANRASPVWQRATFSLLAFAGGLILVGSGILLYLSAQPAMMGGIRPFSG
- a CDS encoding 3-phenylpropionate MFS transporter — protein: MVLQSTRWLALSYFTYFFCYGVFLPFWGGWLKGEGLSAESIGMLLGAGLVARFVGSLVITPSVKDPSKLITVLRGLALLSLALVVGFWLGNAWLWLMIVMIGFNLFFAPLVPLTDALAATWQKQVVMDYGKVRVWGSIAFVIASAVTGELVAIWGHPAILAILSTGLVAMLLGMLFRPSVMPQATASTAQSASVTPWKKLLSEPAVWRFLLCVSLLQGAHAAYYGFSVIYWQDSGYSASIIGYLWSLGVVAEIVIFTFSQRLFRRWSARQLLLLSAVCGVVRWGLMGSTVALPWLIVIQILHCGTFTVCHLAAMRFIAARSGGDVLRLQAVYSALAMGGSIAVMTMVSGFLFDHLQGGTFWVMALLAVPALFIRPSVSHHTVAKT
- the glyA gene encoding serine hydroxymethyltransferase — translated: MLKREMNIADYDADLWQAMEQEVVRQEEHIELIASENYTSPRVMQAQGSQLTNKYAEGYPGKRYYGGCEYVDIVEQLAIDRAKALFGADYANVQPHSGSQANFAVYTALLQPGDTILGMNLAHGGHLTHGSPVNLSGKLYKVIPYGIDESGKIDYDEMAELARTHKPKMIVGGFSAYSGVVDWAKMREIADSIGAYLFVDMAHVAGLIAADVYPNPVPHAHIVTTTTHKTLAGPRGGLILAKGGDEELYKKLNSAVFPGGQGGPLMHVIAGKAVALKEAMEPEFKVYQQQVAKNAKAMVEVFLSRGFNVVSGATSNHLFLLDLVSKNLTGKEADAALGRANITVNKNSVPNDPKSPFVTSGIRIGTPAATRRGFKEAEVRELAGWICDVLDNINDEATIERVKQKVLEICARFPVYA